The following coding sequences lie in one Deltaproteobacteria bacterium genomic window:
- a CDS encoding AMP-binding protein yields the protein MAVDRSLAFEPISAPQMLFARAAQLGARPRFMLPQGESWRAVTWNEFADSVARAGAFLHGDVLAAGQRAAVLGTNSVEWLVAALAIQTAGGVMVPIYPASTEDQIAYVIGHSAARVLFVGGDALVDRVLRCWSQLSGVEWFVVLDDTDVVARARVLAREGVAVPEAAELQRRVIGFARVLEHGGDRIDRTPGFLAQRLAAIDPDASALMLYTSGTTGRPKGVPLSHRNLAVNQADWVRACSPLIPDGAVDLLWLPFSHIFGFGEACIGTALGFTTYFAEPSNVLERMPAVRPDVFMSVPAYWEKIAARAMVETDPARARAVLQASTGGRLRFCLSGGAGLARAVKESLYAAGVLVIEGYGLTETSPTLTLNRPDAFRFDSVGRPLPSVELQLADDGEILARGPSVFRGYHDDPEATAAAFTDDGWFKTGDVGRWTEDGFLQIIDRKKEILVTAGGKNVPPANIERLFADDPVFRHVLVYGDGKKYLVAGVWLDDEVLDARVGAVTDRAQRAAAAAAVVQAAVDRVNTQLASFEQIKRFRVFEAPLTVAGGLLTTTLKVRRKQVYASFRDGFEELYA from the coding sequence ATGGCCGTTGATCGCAGTCTCGCCTTCGAGCCCATCTCCGCGCCGCAGATGTTGTTCGCGCGCGCCGCCCAGCTCGGCGCGCGGCCGCGCTTCATGCTGCCGCAGGGCGAGAGCTGGCGCGCAGTCACGTGGAACGAGTTCGCGGACTCGGTGGCGCGTGCCGGCGCCTTCCTGCACGGCGACGTGCTCGCGGCCGGGCAGCGCGCCGCGGTGCTCGGCACGAACTCGGTGGAGTGGCTGGTCGCTGCGCTGGCGATCCAGACCGCCGGCGGCGTGATGGTGCCGATCTACCCCGCTTCCACGGAGGACCAGATCGCCTACGTGATCGGTCACAGCGCCGCGCGGGTGTTGTTCGTCGGCGGCGATGCGCTGGTCGATCGGGTGCTGCGGTGCTGGTCGCAGCTGTCGGGGGTCGAGTGGTTCGTGGTGCTCGACGACACCGACGTGGTCGCTCGCGCCCGCGTGTTGGCGCGCGAGGGTGTCGCGGTGCCCGAGGCCGCGGAGCTCCAGCGTCGCGTCATCGGCTTCGCGCGGGTGCTCGAACACGGCGGCGACCGCATCGATCGCACGCCCGGGTTCCTCGCCCAACGCCTGGCGGCGATCGATCCCGATGCAAGCGCCCTGATGCTCTACACCTCGGGCACCACCGGGCGGCCCAAGGGCGTGCCGCTCAGTCATCGCAACCTCGCGGTGAACCAGGCCGACTGGGTCCGCGCCTGTTCGCCGCTCATCCCCGACGGCGCGGTCGATCTGCTGTGGCTGCCGTTCAGCCACATCTTCGGCTTCGGCGAGGCCTGCATCGGCACGGCGCTGGGCTTCACGACCTACTTCGCGGAGCCCTCGAACGTGCTCGAGCGCATGCCCGCGGTGCGGCCCGACGTGTTCATGAGCGTGCCCGCGTACTGGGAGAAGATCGCCGCCCGCGCGATGGTCGAGACCGATCCGGCACGAGCCCGCGCCGTGCTGCAGGCCAGCACCGGCGGACGCCTGCGGTTCTGTCTGTCGGGCGGCGCCGGGCTGGCGCGCGCGGTGAAGGAGTCGCTCTACGCCGCGGGCGTGCTGGTGATCGAGGGCTACGGCCTGACCGAGACCTCGCCGACGCTGACGCTGAATCGCCCCGACGCGTTTCGCTTCGACTCGGTCGGCCGTCCATTACCGTCGGTCGAGCTCCAGCTCGCCGACGACGGCGAGATCCTGGCGCGCGGGCCGAGCGTGTTCAGGGGCTACCACGACGATCCCGAGGCGACCGCCGCCGCATTCACCGACGATGGCTGGTTCAAGACCGGCGACGTCGGTCGCTGGACCGAGGACGGCTTCCTGCAGATCATCGATCGCAAGAAAGAGATCCTGGTGACCGCGGGCGGCAAGAACGTTCCGCCCGCGAACATCGAGCGCCTGTTCGCCGACGATCCGGTGTTCCGCCACGTGCTGGTCTACGGCGACGGCAAGAAGTACCTGGTCGCGGGCGTGTGGCTCGACGACGAGGTGCTGGACGCACGCGTCGGCGCGGTCACGGACCGCGCACAGCGAGCGGCGGCCGCGGCCGCGGTGGTGCAGGCGGCGGTCGATCGGGTCAACACGCAGCTGGCGAGCTTCGAGCAGATCAAGCGATTCCGCGTGTTCGAGGCCCCGCTGACGGTCGCTGGTGGCCTGCTCACCACCACGCTCAAGGTCCGTCGCAAGCAGGTCTACGCGTCGTTCCGCGACGGCTTCGAGGAGCTCTACGCGTGA
- a CDS encoding alpha/beta fold hydrolase: MSLLRRIAGAMSGASMAPEVGCTPAEVVHEENKWRLLHYLPTAPQRCRTPVLMVPSLINRHYVLDLMRGKSFVEAMVAAGHEVYLIDWGTPGPEDRWLSFDDICDGYLGRAIRLAARHGGGRTHVLGYCLGGTLAAIHAAVRPRHVASLVALAAPVDFSDDGLLSVWSRTRSFDPEALVAALGNVPWQLLQATFHLLRPTLPLRKAVSLVERAWDDEFLDGFFATERWGSDNVAFPGACFARYIEQLYRRNALVTGGFTLSGRPVELGRIQCPTLAVTFTDDHIVPWRSAAVLLEHIGADVREHISLPGGHVGAVVSRKAASTLWPRLSAFWRRHDDARMSAA; this comes from the coding sequence GTGAGTCTGTTGCGCCGCATCGCCGGTGCGATGTCGGGTGCCTCGATGGCGCCCGAGGTGGGCTGTACGCCCGCCGAGGTCGTGCACGAGGAGAACAAGTGGCGGCTGCTGCACTACCTGCCGACCGCGCCGCAGCGCTGCCGTACGCCGGTCTTGATGGTGCCGTCGCTCATCAACCGCCACTACGTGCTCGACCTGATGCGCGGCAAGAGCTTCGTCGAGGCGATGGTCGCGGCCGGCCACGAGGTCTACCTCATCGACTGGGGCACGCCCGGCCCCGAGGATCGCTGGCTGTCGTTCGACGACATCTGTGACGGCTACCTCGGACGCGCGATCCGCCTGGCGGCGCGCCACGGCGGCGGTCGCACCCACGTGCTCGGCTACTGCCTGGGCGGCACGCTGGCGGCGATCCATGCCGCGGTGCGGCCACGGCACGTCGCTTCGCTGGTGGCCCTCGCGGCGCCGGTCGACTTCAGCGACGACGGGCTGCTCTCGGTGTGGTCGCGGACCCGTAGCTTCGATCCCGAGGCACTGGTCGCGGCGCTCGGCAACGTGCCATGGCAGCTGCTGCAGGCGACGTTCCACCTGTTGCGACCGACGCTACCGCTGCGCAAGGCCGTGAGCCTGGTCGAGCGCGCATGGGACGACGAGTTCCTCGATGGCTTCTTCGCCACCGAGCGTTGGGGCAGCGACAACGTCGCGTTTCCCGGGGCCTGCTTCGCGCGGTACATCGAGCAGCTGTACCGGCGCAACGCGTTGGTCACCGGCGGCTTCACGTTGTCGGGGCGCCCGGTGGAGCTGGGTCGCATCCAGTGTCCGACCCTCGCGGTGACCTTCACCGACGATCACATCGTGCCGTGGCGCAGCGCCGCGGTCCTGCTCGAGCACATCGGGGCCGACGTCCGCGAGCACATCAGCCTGCCGGGCGGCCACGTCGGCGCGGTGGTCTCTCGCAAGGCCGCCAGCACCCTGTGGCCGCGACTGTCGGCGTTCTGGCGTCGCCACGACGATGCCCGCATGTCGGCGGCCTGA
- a CDS encoding DUF1592 domain-containing protein → MPTTARAPVLAACVTSIALISGCYEGLRGGADGDAAEAGGPGGSDAGGSDDGGGSTGGDEPFETTKFTCDPTQVPTDLPLRRLSRVQYENAVRDLVASLVPSDADAVLEVARQRMGLIPVDARSGPDPLYGGFSRLDQSIFQETVEGSYHVGATIGTAIVGDDARLTAAAGTCATDADTTNDAACVEDFVRRFAPRALRRPLTDEDVAFYVDVAGDTLEREDYGDIVAVLLAAPGFLYFIETGGEGEPGTRAQLTAYEIAARLSFHFWQTIPDDELVAAAEAGDLLDEDGYAAQVERMFLDPRSATAIAEFYGEWLDPPHAEELDASVGMADYDAFLDGFVPTPDTRSNMAAEVQQMGIHHTRDTAASFEEWFRSDRSFAQTEDVAAIYGVPVWSGGEPPLLGDGREGLITRALMLASGSAMTHPVLKGVYARKTLLCDAVPPPPPDANAVAMGIDDTALGARARAVAISEARGDCAGCHKNVVNPMGFVTEDFDGLGRHRSSERVFDKQTGAVVAEVPVDTTAVPRVADTSDEREVSSAAELNAIMLESEKPQACFARRYFRFTFGRAEDDVADGCTLATLHKALLDGEDLGVVVREIALRPEFRTKLIEGGE, encoded by the coding sequence ATGCCGACGACCGCGAGAGCCCCCGTCCTTGCCGCGTGCGTGACCTCGATCGCGCTGATTTCAGGGTGCTACGAAGGTCTCCGCGGCGGCGCCGATGGGGACGCCGCCGAGGCCGGCGGACCGGGGGGCAGCGACGCCGGGGGCAGCGACGACGGGGGTGGGTCGACCGGCGGCGACGAACCGTTCGAGACCACCAAGTTCACCTGCGATCCGACGCAGGTGCCGACCGACCTCCCGCTGCGCCGTCTCTCGCGGGTGCAGTACGAGAACGCGGTGCGAGATCTCGTCGCGTCATTGGTCCCGAGCGACGCCGACGCGGTGCTCGAGGTGGCGCGCCAACGCATGGGGCTCATCCCCGTCGACGCGCGCTCCGGCCCTGATCCGCTCTACGGCGGCTTCTCGCGGCTCGATCAGTCCATCTTCCAGGAGACCGTCGAGGGCTCCTACCACGTCGGCGCCACCATCGGCACCGCGATCGTCGGCGACGATGCTCGCCTGACCGCCGCCGCCGGCACCTGCGCGACCGATGCGGACACCACCAACGACGCCGCGTGCGTCGAAGACTTCGTGCGTCGCTTCGCACCGCGGGCGCTGCGTCGACCGCTGACCGACGAGGACGTCGCGTTCTACGTCGACGTCGCCGGCGACACCCTCGAGCGCGAGGACTACGGCGACATCGTGGCCGTGCTGCTCGCGGCGCCGGGCTTCCTCTACTTCATCGAGACCGGCGGCGAGGGCGAGCCCGGCACCCGCGCGCAGCTGACTGCGTACGAGATCGCCGCGCGGCTGTCGTTCCACTTCTGGCAGACCATCCCGGACGACGAGCTGGTCGCGGCGGCCGAGGCCGGCGATCTGCTCGACGAGGACGGCTATGCCGCGCAGGTCGAGCGCATGTTCCTCGACCCGCGCTCGGCCACCGCGATCGCAGAGTTCTACGGCGAGTGGCTCGACCCGCCCCACGCCGAGGAGCTCGACGCCAGCGTGGGGATGGCCGACTACGACGCCTTCCTCGACGGCTTCGTGCCCACGCCCGACACCCGCAGCAACATGGCCGCCGAGGTGCAGCAGATGGGCATCCACCACACGCGCGACACCGCGGCGTCGTTCGAGGAGTGGTTCCGCTCGGATCGCTCGTTCGCGCAGACCGAGGACGTCGCCGCGATCTACGGCGTGCCGGTGTGGAGCGGCGGCGAGCCGCCGCTGCTGGGCGACGGGCGCGAGGGCCTCATCACCCGCGCGCTGATGCTCGCGAGCGGCAGCGCGATGACCCACCCGGTGCTGAAGGGCGTGTACGCGCGCAAGACCCTGCTGTGCGACGCGGTGCCGCCTCCGCCACCCGATGCGAACGCGGTCGCGATGGGCATCGACGACACCGCCTTGGGTGCGCGTGCCCGCGCGGTCGCCATCAGCGAGGCGCGGGGCGACTGCGCCGGCTGCCACAAGAACGTCGTGAATCCGATGGGCTTCGTCACCGAGGACTTCGACGGGCTCGGCCGCCACCGCAGCTCCGAGCGGGTGTTCGACAAGCAGACCGGCGCCGTGGTGGCGGAGGTCCCGGTCGACACCACCGCGGTGCCGCGAGTGGCAGACACCAGCGACGAGCGCGAGGTCTCCAGCGCGGCCGAGCTGAACGCGATCATGCTCGAGAGCGAGAAGCCGCAGGCCTGCTTCGCGCGCCGCTACTTCCGTTTCACGTTCGGACGCGCGGAGGACGACGTCGCCGACGGCTGTACGCTGGCGACGCTCCACAAGGCATTGCTCGACGGCGAGGACCTCGGCGTGGTCGTACGCGAGATCGCGCTGCGACCGGAGTTCCGCACCAAGCTCATCGAAGGGGGCGAGTGA
- a CDS encoding alpha/beta hydrolase, translated as MNRSRTSSFARAGALAATLLLGLGASGCTKRQGVAFAQIKYPVDTTTVAVGTAKIAVHDTGKGERTLVLIHGLGSSMPAWQRNIDALAQRYRVVAIDLPGYGKSTKGNYAYSMAFFAQAVRGVVRELQLGRVTLVGHSMGGQIAMTYALDYPEDVEALVLTSPAGLEAFEDGEARWLAGTVTPEFTCAADAEAVWLRHTQNFHRTPKAAEFMVRDRLAVVGGPDFQAYCMAVSRSVAGMIDGPVLHRLHDLDLPTLVLFGNDDGLIPNPFLHGGSTERLAKKAVAQMPDAELVMLEKAGHMAQFEAAEQWNQAVLRFLADTKEPGAPRQRRGGGAPVGTTIEPLYTPGTDPDARDDEAAAPVEPVPAPAPAPAPVPGDAAPPAEDPTPATDDDVTIAPVAARSPTRPGGR; from the coding sequence ATGAACCGTTCACGCACATCATCCTTCGCGCGCGCCGGTGCGCTCGCTGCGACGCTGCTGCTCGGGCTCGGTGCCAGCGGCTGCACCAAGCGCCAGGGCGTCGCGTTCGCCCAGATCAAGTACCCCGTCGACACCACCACCGTCGCCGTGGGTACCGCGAAGATTGCGGTGCACGACACCGGCAAGGGCGAGCGCACGCTGGTGCTGATCCATGGCCTGGGCAGCTCGATGCCGGCGTGGCAGCGCAACATCGACGCGCTCGCGCAGCGCTACCGCGTGGTCGCGATCGACCTGCCCGGCTACGGCAAGAGCACCAAGGGCAACTACGCCTACTCGATGGCGTTCTTCGCCCAAGCGGTGCGAGGCGTCGTGCGCGAGCTGCAGCTCGGCCGCGTGACCCTGGTCGGTCACTCGATGGGCGGGCAGATCGCGATGACCTACGCGCTCGACTACCCCGAGGATGTCGAGGCGCTCGTGCTGACCTCGCCCGCCGGACTCGAGGCCTTCGAGGATGGCGAGGCGCGATGGCTGGCGGGCACGGTCACGCCCGAGTTCACCTGTGCCGCGGATGCCGAGGCGGTGTGGCTGCGTCACACGCAGAACTTCCACCGCACCCCGAAGGCGGCGGAGTTCATGGTGCGCGACCGCCTCGCGGTGGTCGGTGGGCCGGACTTCCAGGCCTACTGCATGGCGGTGTCGCGCTCGGTCGCGGGCATGATCGATGGCCCGGTGCTGCATCGGCTGCACGACCTCGACCTCCCGACGTTGGTGTTGTTCGGCAACGACGACGGCCTCATCCCCAATCCCTTCCTCCACGGCGGCAGCACCGAGCGCCTGGCCAAGAAGGCGGTCGCGCAGATGCCCGACGCCGAGCTGGTGATGCTCGAGAAGGCCGGTCACATGGCGCAGTTCGAAGCCGCCGAGCAGTGGAACCAGGCGGTGTTGCGTTTCCTCGCCGACACCAAGGAGCCCGGTGCGCCACGCCAGCGTCGTGGCGGCGGCGCGCCGGTCGGCACCACGATCGAGCCGCTGTACACCCCGGGCACCGATCCGGACGCGCGCGATGACGAGGCCGCGGCGCCGGTCGAGCCTGTGCCTGCGCCCGCACCTGCGCCCGCGCCGGTGCCGGGCGACGCCGCGCCGCCCGCGGAGGATCCCACGCCCGCGACCGACGACGACGTCACCATCGCCCCGGTCGCGGCTCGCAGCCCGACCCGCCCAGGTGGCCGATGA
- a CDS encoding ketoacyl-ACP synthase III → MSIARIVSTGRSIPERCITNAEIEHILEQPVAEWLEANVGIRERHVMAPGETTSDLVTQAAKQALDRAGLTPRDLDLIIVATDTPDQPSPATASVVQHKLGAHGCGVFDVNAACAGWVTALDIGARMIATDDDLRHVLVCGGYGMSRFIDWKDKHTATLFADGAGAVVLAAGDKPGFLSGKLVADGQYHDALGIYQGGASRPVTAASIAAEGAPRVQFVRKFPATFNAERWPPLIRQCLAKANVSLSEVELLVFTQLNARTIEAVMDVLELPRAKTHMIMDRFGYLGSACIPVAFDDALLQRDLPDGAPIVFCATGGGLAMACSVWRHVRSA, encoded by the coding sequence ATGAGCATTGCACGCATCGTGTCGACCGGCCGCTCGATTCCCGAGCGGTGCATCACCAACGCCGAGATCGAGCACATCCTCGAGCAACCGGTCGCCGAGTGGCTCGAGGCCAACGTCGGCATCCGCGAGCGTCACGTGATGGCGCCGGGCGAGACCACCTCGGACCTCGTCACGCAGGCCGCCAAGCAGGCGCTCGACCGCGCCGGTCTGACGCCCCGCGATCTCGATCTCATCATCGTCGCGACCGACACGCCAGACCAGCCCAGCCCGGCCACCGCATCGGTGGTGCAGCACAAGCTCGGTGCCCACGGCTGCGGCGTGTTCGATGTCAACGCCGCCTGCGCTGGCTGGGTCACCGCGCTCGACATCGGCGCACGCATGATCGCCACCGACGACGATCTGCGACACGTGCTGGTCTGTGGCGGCTACGGCATGTCGCGCTTCATCGACTGGAAGGACAAGCACACCGCCACGCTGTTTGCCGACGGCGCCGGCGCGGTGGTGCTCGCGGCCGGCGACAAGCCGGGGTTCTTGTCTGGCAAGCTGGTCGCCGACGGCCAGTACCACGACGCGCTCGGCATCTATCAAGGTGGTGCGAGTCGCCCGGTGACGGCCGCTTCGATCGCAGCCGAGGGCGCGCCGCGGGTGCAGTTCGTGCGCAAGTTCCCGGCCACCTTCAACGCCGAGCGCTGGCCGCCGCTCATCCGGCAGTGCCTCGCGAAGGCCAACGTCTCGCTGTCCGAGGTCGAGCTGTTGGTCTTCACCCAGCTCAACGCCCGCACCATCGAGGCGGTGATGGACGTGCTCGAGCTGCCGCGCGCCAAGACCCACATGATCATGGATCGCTTCGGCTACCTGGGCTCGGCGTGCATCCCGGTGGCGTTCGATGACGCGCTGCTGCAGCGTGACCTGCCCGATGGCGCGCCGATCGTCTTCTGTGCCACCGGTGGCGGGCTCGCGATGGCGTGCTCGGTGTGGCGACACGTGCGGAGCGCTTGA
- a CDS encoding DUF1552 domain-containing protein has protein sequence MSTRIQPGSTRRMFLRGTGGALLAIPLLESLLPRGARAGTAGVPRRFAAFSTGHGGIRGANMFPDGATLTSSQQYAGHTIRRGALTLSVDGGVARLSPVLSASSSVLTAALAGKLNVLRGLDAGFYVAHTRGIHLGNLAGHDESLAPVSERRPTIDQVLAYSDKFYPQVPAVRSINLGPEYSISVGRENPFDPASPLQDIPTMRRSLDLFGQIYMAPDPDHVQRPPVVDRVLADYKRVRDGARISAQDRTRLDAHIARLDDFQAKLAAVQSCEDVQPPTQEAEGVINGAPNWGTDPSAQALYWQLFNEVVAIAFSCDTCRIATFAADALRDYSGPDYHQDVAHRADRDAPTEPPEDPLSQVWAQDLVRDGHQRFFEQVYLDFVAKLDAIDDGTGGTLLDSSLVAWTQESGIYTHDAIDWGVVLAGGAAGNIATGSFCDYRNTAVSGNQYGQAYPGPYPMYPNDTTPEYSWFGLMLPQYYGTLLQAMGLSPEDYEETSYGGYGPMHVDPDYAQHSAGVLAAAHEMLPFL, from the coding sequence ATGTCCACGCGAATCCAACCCGGCAGCACGCGCCGCATGTTCCTGCGAGGCACCGGCGGGGCCCTGCTCGCAATCCCGCTGCTCGAGTCGCTGCTCCCCCGGGGTGCGCGGGCCGGCACCGCCGGGGTGCCGCGTCGCTTCGCGGCATTCTCGACCGGCCACGGCGGCATCCGGGGTGCCAACATGTTCCCCGACGGCGCGACGCTGACGAGTTCGCAGCAGTATGCCGGTCACACCATTCGTCGCGGCGCGCTGACGCTATCGGTGGACGGCGGCGTCGCGAGGCTGTCGCCAGTGCTCAGCGCGAGTTCGTCGGTGTTGACGGCCGCGCTCGCGGGCAAGCTCAATGTGCTGCGTGGCCTCGACGCCGGGTTCTACGTCGCGCACACCCGCGGCATCCACCTGGGCAACCTGGCCGGTCACGACGAATCACTCGCGCCCGTGAGCGAGCGCCGCCCGACCATCGACCAGGTGCTGGCCTACTCCGACAAGTTCTATCCGCAGGTGCCGGCCGTGCGGTCGATCAACCTCGGGCCCGAGTACTCGATCTCGGTCGGGCGCGAGAACCCCTTCGATCCGGCAAGCCCGCTGCAGGACATCCCAACCATGCGGCGCTCGCTCGACCTGTTCGGACAGATCTACATGGCGCCGGATCCGGACCACGTGCAGCGCCCCCCGGTGGTCGATCGCGTCCTCGCCGACTACAAGCGCGTCCGCGACGGCGCCCGCATCTCGGCGCAGGACCGCACCCGCCTCGACGCCCACATCGCGCGACTCGACGACTTCCAGGCCAAGCTCGCCGCAGTGCAGAGCTGCGAGGATGTGCAGCCGCCGACGCAGGAGGCGGAGGGCGTCATCAACGGCGCGCCGAACTGGGGCACCGACCCGTCCGCGCAAGCGCTCTACTGGCAGCTCTTCAACGAGGTGGTGGCGATCGCATTCAGCTGCGACACCTGCCGCATCGCAACCTTCGCCGCCGATGCGCTGCGCGACTACTCCGGCCCGGACTACCACCAGGACGTCGCCCATCGAGCCGATCGCGACGCGCCCACCGAGCCACCCGAGGATCCGCTCTCGCAGGTGTGGGCGCAGGATCTCGTGCGCGATGGCCACCAGCGCTTCTTCGAGCAGGTCTACCTCGACTTCGTGGCCAAGCTCGACGCCATCGACGATGGCACCGGCGGCACGCTGCTCGACTCGTCGCTGGTGGCGTGGACGCAGGAGTCGGGCATCTACACCCACGACGCGATCGACTGGGGCGTGGTGTTGGCCGGTGGCGCCGCTGGCAACATCGCAACCGGCAGCTTCTGCGACTATCGCAACACCGCGGTGTCCGGCAACCAGTATGGCCAAGCGTACCCAGGCCCCTACCCGATGTACCCCAACGACACCACGCCCGAGTACAGCTGGTTCGGCCTGATGCTGCCGCAATACTACGGGACCCTGCTGCAGGCGATGGGCCTCTCGCCCGAGGACTACGAAGAGACGTCGTACGGTGGTTACGGGCCGATGCACGTCGACCCCGACTACGCGCAGCACTCCGCGGGCGTGCTCGCTGCGGCACACGAGATGCTGCCGTTCCTCTGA
- a CDS encoding alpha/beta fold hydrolase, which translates to MATRAERLMQGGRSGSASSAWSWPWSWPWSWSWNSVRPGRSFASLDYGLPLELVGLDQVELAVHTCGEGDPPIVLLHGLGSDMRVWSRNLAALSGRARVLAVDLPGFGKSSKPDVSYSLPWMAARVVELLDRCGLDRVVLCGHSMGGQIAMELALSQPERVAALLLAAPAGLERFSEAEGRWIRAAVDDDYTARASAATVVARYLPTFHRMPTAAWPLLRDRLAIIGGPDVRAYARAVTRSVAAMLERPVIDRLGALRMPVLVSFGSEDALVPNRMLHGRDTATLARCGVQRMPNATLAMVRGAGHMVQLERPDEWNAAALTFLARHVPRS; encoded by the coding sequence GTGGCGACACGTGCGGAGCGCTTGATGCAGGGCGGCCGCTCCGGCAGCGCGAGCTCGGCGTGGTCGTGGCCATGGTCGTGGCCGTGGTCGTGGTCGTGGAACAGCGTGCGTCCCGGTCGGTCGTTCGCATCGCTCGACTACGGCCTCCCGCTCGAGCTCGTGGGGCTCGACCAGGTCGAGCTGGCGGTCCACACCTGCGGTGAGGGCGATCCGCCGATCGTGCTGTTGCACGGCCTGGGTAGCGACATGCGTGTGTGGTCGCGCAACCTCGCCGCGCTGTCGGGGCGTGCACGGGTGCTCGCGGTCGATCTGCCGGGCTTCGGCAAGAGCAGCAAGCCCGATGTCAGCTACTCGCTGCCGTGGATGGCGGCGCGGGTGGTCGAGCTGCTCGATCGCTGCGGGCTCGATCGCGTGGTGCTGTGCGGCCACTCGATGGGCGGACAGATCGCGATGGAGCTCGCGTTGTCCCAGCCCGAGCGCGTCGCGGCACTGCTGCTGGCGGCGCCCGCGGGGCTCGAGCGCTTCAGCGAGGCCGAGGGCAGGTGGATCCGCGCGGCCGTCGACGACGACTACACCGCGCGTGCCTCGGCCGCGACGGTCGTCGCTCGCTACCTGCCGACCTTCCATCGCATGCCCACGGCAGCCTGGCCGCTGCTGCGCGATCGCCTGGCGATCATCGGTGGACCCGACGTGCGGGCCTACGCCCGCGCGGTGACGCGATCGGTCGCGGCGATGCTCGAGCGCCCGGTCATCGACCGACTCGGTGCGCTGCGAATGCCGGTGCTCGTGAGCTTCGGCAGTGAGGACGCGCTGGTGCCCAATCGCATGCTGCACGGCCGCGACACCGCTACGCTCGCGCGTTGCGGTGTGCAGCGGATGCCGAACGCGACGCTCGCGATGGTTCGCGGTGCGGGCCACATGGTGCAGCTCGAACGACCCGACGAGTGGAACGCAGCGGCGCTGACGTTTCTTGCGCGGCACGTTCCGCGGTCGTGA
- a CDS encoding TfoX/Sxy family protein has product MTYDPMLADRIRAALAQLVDATEIFERRMFGGIAFMVRGHMTCGIVGDDLMLRAGPEVAPAALRRPHARPMDFTGRPSAGMLYVGPGGVRSPAALREWISIGLDYVATLPARVPTQLASRTPKRAGAAKKPATAKKPAAKKPVAKKPAAKKPAAKKPAAKKPAAKKPAAKKPAAKRSRRGPAATGS; this is encoded by the coding sequence TCCGCGCCGCGCTGGCGCAGCTGGTCGACGCGACCGAGATCTTCGAGCGCCGCATGTTCGGCGGCATCGCGTTCATGGTCCGCGGACACATGACGTGCGGGATCGTGGGGGACGACTTGATGCTGCGCGCCGGCCCGGAGGTCGCGCCTGCGGCTCTGCGGCGCCCGCATGCGCGGCCGATGGACTTCACCGGGCGCCCCTCCGCGGGGATGCTCTACGTCGGGCCCGGCGGCGTGCGCTCGCCGGCGGCGCTGCGGGAGTGGATCTCGATCGGGCTCGACTACGTGGCGACGCTGCCGGCTCGCGTGCCGACCCAGCTCGCGTCGCGCACCCCGAAGCGGGCCGGGGCAGCGAAGAAGCCGGCGACCGCGAAGAAGCCGGCCGCGAAGAAGCCGGTCGCGAAGAAACCGGCCGCGAAGAAGCCGGCCGCGAAGAAGCCGGCCGCGAAGAAGCCGGCCGCGAAGAAGCCGGCCGCGAAGAAGCCGGCCGCGAAGCGATCGCGCCGCGGCCCGGCCGCTACGGGCTCGTGA